A genomic region of Vitreoscilla filiformis contains the following coding sequences:
- the hemW gene encoding radical SAM family heme chaperone HemW: protein MNLNERYLRPGTLQLGAPPPLSVYVHLPWCLQKCPYCDFNSHEFTRNSTERALPSDVEARYLDALRADLETSLPLVWGRSVHSVFIGGGTPSLFSPEGIGRLISDLRLLLPLQPGCEVTLEANPGTFERERFRAFHAAGVTRLSIGVQSFDDAKLRALGRVHDRAQAIAAVEEAARTFDTFNLDLMYALPGQSLAELTEDVRTALAFAPPHLSLYHLTLEPNTRFARQPPPALPDDDQSAEMLDALVALTAETGLERYEVSAYARAGHRCTHNLNYWQFGDYLGLGAGAHGKLSFPHRVIRQVKWREPASYMREALAGNACSNEEEVSRKALPFEFMLNTLRLKDGFDVALFTERTGLPPSAIAAGVRTAQDKGLLEVCETPTGRQIRPTARGFDFLSDLQEIFL from the coding sequence ATGAACCTGAACGAACGTTACCTGCGCCCCGGCACGCTGCAATTGGGCGCACCACCGCCGCTGTCGGTGTACGTGCATTTGCCGTGGTGCTTACAAAAGTGCCCGTATTGCGACTTCAACTCGCATGAATTCACCCGCAACAGCACCGAACGCGCACTGCCAAGCGATGTGGAAGCCCGCTATCTGGACGCCCTGCGCGCCGACCTCGAAACCAGCCTGCCACTGGTGTGGGGGCGCAGCGTGCATTCGGTGTTCATCGGGGGCGGCACGCCGAGTTTGTTTTCGCCCGAAGGCATTGGCCGGCTGATCTCCGACCTGCGCTTGCTGCTGCCGCTGCAACCCGGCTGCGAAGTCACGCTGGAAGCCAACCCTGGCACGTTCGAGCGCGAGCGCTTCCGCGCTTTCCATGCGGCGGGGGTGACACGCTTGTCCATCGGCGTCCAAAGTTTTGACGATGCCAAGCTGCGCGCTTTGGGCCGTGTCCATGATCGGGCCCAAGCCATCGCCGCCGTGGAGGAAGCCGCCCGCACCTTCGACACCTTCAACCTCGATCTGATGTACGCCTTGCCCGGCCAAAGCCTGGCCGAGTTGACCGAGGATGTGCGCACCGCGCTGGCGTTCGCGCCGCCGCACCTGTCGCTGTACCACCTGACGCTGGAGCCGAACACACGCTTCGCCCGGCAGCCACCGCCGGCCCTGCCCGATGACGACCAAAGCGCCGAGATGCTCGATGCCCTGGTGGCCCTCACCGCCGAAACTGGGCTGGAGCGCTACGAGGTGTCGGCTTACGCACGGGCGGGGCATCGCTGCACGCACAACCTCAATTACTGGCAGTTTGGGGACTATCTCGGCCTGGGTGCTGGGGCGCATGGCAAGCTGAGTTTTCCGCACCGTGTCATCCGACAAGTGAAGTGGCGCGAACCGGCCAGCTACATGCGTGAAGCGCTCGCCGGCAACGCTTGCTCCAATGAGGAAGAAGTCAGCCGCAAAGCGTTGCCGTTCGAGTTCATGCTCAACACGCTGCGTCTGAAGGACGGTTTCGACGTCGCGCTGTTCACCGAACGCACCGGCCTGCCCCCCTCGGCCATCGCGGCGGGCGTGCGCACGGCGCAAGACAAAGGCTTGCTCGAAGTGTGCGAAACCCCCACTGGCCGCCAGATTCGCCCCACCGCTCGGGGCTTCGATTTCCTCAGCGACTTGCAGGAAATTTTTCTTTGA
- a CDS encoding group II truncated hemoglobin: protein MSSTDLQAPVTTPTPFERLGGEPGVRTLVDRFYDLMDLEPAYARLREVHGSTLDDARDKLFWFLCGWLGGPNHYIERFGHPRLRARHLPFPIASVERDQWLACMYQAMEEVQVDPELRARLERSFFDTADWMRNRAG from the coding sequence ATGAGCTCAACCGACCTCCAAGCCCCCGTGACCACCCCCACTCCGTTTGAACGTTTGGGAGGCGAGCCAGGCGTGCGCACCCTGGTGGATCGTTTTTACGATCTGATGGATTTGGAACCCGCGTATGCCCGGCTGCGCGAAGTCCACGGCAGCACGCTGGACGATGCACGGGACAAACTGTTCTGGTTCCTCTGCGGCTGGCTCGGAGGCCCGAACCACTACATCGAGCGTTTTGGTCATCCGCGTTTGCGGGCGCGGCATTTGCCGTTTCCCATCGCCTCGGTGGAGCGTGACCAGTGGCTGGCTTGCATGTACCAAGCGATGGAGGAGGTTCAGGTCGATCCCGAACTGCGCGCCCGCCTGGAGCGCTCGTTCTTCGACACCGCCGACTGGATGCGCAACCGCGCCGGCTGA
- a CDS encoding TlpA family protein disulfide reductase, with translation MLAPMTHFFRCFWAVVLALGLPMAGAQTRTVPRVVPKPAVAEPRTQPSAALPVPIGSGFTLRGLTLQGQVFGLSLLRGRVVLIHYWATDCAVCLDKMADLRRRAEAWQGQRFSVVYVQMDKQLASAQSYWQMVGMTQRGGSPATVLWRRDAAYRDSLPLSRPTTLPFSVLLNPEGRVVTSVEGRIPPQIWAQVAEQLR, from the coding sequence ATGCTTGCACCCATGACGCATTTCTTCCGTTGTTTCTGGGCTGTCGTGTTGGCACTCGGGCTGCCGATGGCAGGGGCACAGACCCGCACCGTGCCCCGGGTGGTGCCCAAACCGGCCGTTGCCGAACCACGCACCCAGCCCAGCGCAGCCTTGCCCGTGCCGATTGGCAGTGGTTTCACCTTGCGGGGGTTGACCTTGCAGGGGCAGGTGTTTGGCTTGAGCCTGCTGCGTGGCCGGGTGGTGCTGATCCATTACTGGGCCACCGATTGCGCCGTGTGCCTCGACAAAATGGCCGATTTGCGCCGGCGTGCGGAGGCTTGGCAGGGCCAGCGCTTTTCCGTGGTGTACGTGCAGATGGACAAGCAGCTTGCCAGCGCCCAAAGTTACTGGCAGATGGTGGGCATGACCCAGCGCGGGGGCTCCCCCGCCACCGTGCTGTGGCGGCGTGATGCGGCTTATCGAGACAGCTTGCCGTTGTCGCGCCCGACCACCTTGCCGTTCTCCGTGCTGCTCAACCCGGAGGGGCGTGTGGTGACCAGCGTGGAAGGGCGCATCCCACCTCAAATTTGGGCGCAGGTGGCCGAGCAGTTGCGCTGA